In the genome of Lathyrus oleraceus cultivar Zhongwan6 chromosome 4, CAAS_Psat_ZW6_1.0, whole genome shotgun sequence, the window GTAAGCTAGAGAGGGATCGGGGTGGATCCTAACAAAGTCAGggccattcagaacatgccttCACCAAAgacagagaaagaggttcgtggtttcttggggagATTGAACTATATCGCTAGATTCATTTCACATCTCACCGCCACATGTAAACCAATATTCAAACTTCTGAGAAAAGATCAAGCGATTGAATGGAACGGTGACTGccaagaagctttcgacaaagTCAAAGAATATTTACAAGAGCCTCTGATCTTGATACCTCATGTTCAGGAAAGATCTCTCATCATGTACTTAACAGTGCTTGATGAATCTATGGGTTGTATGTTGGGGTAGCATGATGAAATTGGgaagaaagagcatgccatttatTACTTGAGCAAAAAGTTCAATAACTATGAGACTAGATACTCActgcttgaaaagacttgttgtgcacttgcatgggctgctaaaCATCTCAGATAATACATGTTGACTCACATAACATGGATAATCTCTAAGATGGACCCgatcaaatacatatttgagaaactAGCTCTCACTGGTAGAATTTCCCGATGGAAAAGGCTATTATCAAAGGACGACATCCAATATATCACTCAGAAAGCCATCAATGGCAGTATACTGGCAGAtcatcttgctcaccaaccagTGGAAGATTACCATCCtttgaagtttgatttcccaTACGAGGATATTATGGTTACCAAAGACTATGAAATCCCTGGACCTGCCGAAGGACCCGAACCAGGGAAGTTATGTACTCTTATGTTTGACGGTGCTTCAAATGCTACAGGTTATGGAATTGGGGTGGTgttgatgtctcccaagaattttCATCTACCATTCACAGCTTGCTTCGCCTGCACAAATAAcatggatgagtatgaagcttgcatactgGGACTAGAGGAAGCTATTAACTTGAGGATCAAAGTCCTTGAAGTATATGGAGACTCTGCTCTAGTGATACATCATATCATAGGTGTTGGGACGAAAGACACGCCAACTTAATTCCATATCAGGATTATGTATTGAAGCTACTCCCGAAGTCTAACAAGATCACCTTCTgccatattcctcgagaagaaAATCAGATGGCAGACGCTTTGGAAACCCTAGCATCCATCTATAAGTTGATATGGCCCAACCATCGGCCTTCTATTAAAATCAGGCATTTTGATGAACATGCTCACTATTTAATAACAACAGAAGAATTGGATGACAAACCTTAGTTTTatgatatcaaacgctatctgGAGAAACATGAATATCCGATAGATGCTTCCAGCCTTGACAAAAGGATTGTACAGAGATTAGCGTCAAAGTTCTTTCTAAATGGAGATGTGTTATACAAGAGCAATTATGACATGGTCTTGCTAATATGTGTTGATAGAAACGAAGCAAACCAACTCATGAAGGAGATACATGAAGGATCCTTTGGCATCCATGCAAGAGGATATGTGATGGCCAAGAAAATCCTAAGGGCAGGCTACTACTGGCTAACAATGGAAGTTGGTTGTTACCATCACACTAGGACatgtcacaaatgtcagatatATGCTGACAAAGTGCACGTGCCACTTACTCCTctgaatgtcatagcatcactgtggcctttctccatgtggggaattgacatgattgggatgattgaacccaaagcttcaaatggaaatttaTTTATATTGGTTTCCGtagactacttcaccaaatggatcAAATTTGTTTCTTACACCAACGTCACCAAGCAAGTGGTTGTTCGCTTCTTGAAGAACAACATTATATGTCGATACGGGGTTCCCAAaaaaatcatcactgataatgggtccaacctcaataataaaaaaatgaagGAGTTGTGTGCAAACTTCAAAATCTAACACCACAACTCATCACCATACCGTCCTAGGATGAATGGCGTCGTTGAAGCAGCGaacaaaaacatcaaaacaaaaaCAATTTAGAAAATGGTGttcacatacaaggattggcatggAATGATACCTTTTGTGTTGCACGACTATCATACATCagtacgcacttcaacaggggtaacccgTTATTCCTTGGTCTACGGCATGGAAGCGGCCCTTCCAATAGAAGTTAAAATCCCCTCGGTGAGAGTCTTAATAGAGGCTAAGTTAGACAAGGCGGAATGAGTTCAAGAAAGGTTTGATGAGCTCAACATTATTGAGGAGAAGCGCCTAACAATGTTGTGTCATGGTCAACTCTATCAGATGCGTATTACtaaagcatttgacaagaagaTACGCCCTCGAATGTTCCAAGAAGGCAACCTAGTGCTAAAGAAGAT includes:
- the LOC127136118 gene encoding uncharacterized protein LOC127136118; protein product: MDPIKYIFEKLALTGRISRWKRLLSKDDIQYITQKAINGSILADHLAHQPVEDYHPLKFDFPYEDIMVTKDYEIPGPAEGPEPGKLCTLMFDGASNATGYGIGVVLMSPKNFHLPFTACFACTNNMDEYEACILGLEEAINLRIKVLEVYGDSALVIHHIIGVGTKDTPT